A single genomic interval of Astyanax mexicanus isolate ESR-SI-001 chromosome 4, AstMex3_surface, whole genome shotgun sequence harbors:
- the zfyve9a gene encoding zinc finger FYVE domain-containing protein 9 isoform X2 → MENYFQAEAFNLDKVLDEFEQNEDETDTPTLSDAKWTQILAPPAHLLSLNPALTHADLSPRDSPINFKPLLEPPGPGSGGSSLAEVTGPDAKQGSGLPPEVWSEERPADVHSPPLLQPNIGKLVSADSQALDSPPSTRAAHVENGCTSLPACNGLAVVPQASDDPPASDQPSSLGLGSGACRDQSNDPSEGDSACFNDAHFSFSEGQGLAQGCQDINLKNGASPVEMEYNGASKGDDELSVAVKEVERRECRNLGLLEGSSFETSNGTPVELVADQECPMMGAFQNGNEVNDGNECDKKDSWDVHQEGTEMKSQEDSSLVESPGIVGITVSERSQQNGVVEELNGERPNQLPLPSKEDSVTEEKEMEESKQESCEPGRGGEVTGGSGDKLSNSRLQVVSVPYGGARPKQPAGLKLQIPQPLSGQVQNELASTGRNKNLEAQSRVGGLESSCGSTDSGISRINGENVEGSPSLHITSENPDNDLQAGQQGSLSRKPYSSLGDVAPVWVPDSQAPICMKCEVKFTFTKRRHHCRACGKVFCAACCSLKCRLMYMDRKEARVCVTCHHALMNAQSWENLVSSSNQSPNPNNPAEYCSTIPPLQQAQASGALSSPPPTVMVPVGVLKQPGTESSGPREQRRVWFADGILPNGEAAESSKAPASSPSQSQPPAAPQYPNKSTAAGQQEACRAPGAPVGSPVGSSVSLIPEDGLPPILISTGVKGDYAVEERPLEILLLQQLEEGGPDPLVFVLNANLLAMVKLVNYVNRKCWYVTTKGMHAVGQAEVVVLLQCLPDEKSIPKDIFSHFVQLYQEALTGNVLSHLGHSFFTQSFLGSKEHGGFLYISPTFQSLQDLPLPNPPYLFGVLVQKWETPWAKVFPIRLMLRLGAEYRFYPCPLFSVRFRKPLFGETGHTIINLLADFRNYQYTLPVVRGLVVDMEVRKTCIKIPSNRYNELMKAMNKSNEHVLAMGACFNERADSHLVCVQNDDGNYQTQAISIHHQPRKVTGACFFVFSGALKTSSGFLAKTSIVEDGVMVQITAETMEALRQALREMKDFSIVCGKADQEENQENVHIQWIEDDLNFNKGVISPIDGKSMESITSVKIFHGSEYKANGKVIRWTEVFFLQSDDQPNGLSDPADHSRLTENVARAFCMALCPHLKLLKEDGMAKLGLRVTLDSDQVGYLAGSNGQPLLSQYLSDLDSALIPVIHSGACQLSEGPVVMELIFYILEIIS, encoded by the exons ATGGAGAATTACTTCCAGGCTGAGGCCTTTAACCTGGATAAGGTTCTGGACGAGTTCGAGCAGAACGAAG ATGAAACGGACACCCCCACGCTTTCGGATGCCAAGTGGACCCAGATTCTTGCCCCGCCGGCTCACCTCCTGTCCCTGAACCCTGCCCTGACCCACGCTGACCTCAGCCCGAGGGATAGCCCTATTAACTTTAAGCCTCTTTTGGAGCCTCCGGGTCCAGGTTCTGGAGGTTCCTCTCTGGCGGAGGTCACCGGGCCAGATGCGAAGCAAGGTTCTGGGCTTCCCCCGGAGGTTTGGAGCGAGGAACGGCCAGCGGATGTCCATAGCCCACCTTTGCTTCAGCCCAACATCGGCAAGCTGGTGAGCGCCGACAGCCAGGCATTGGACTCTCCACCTTCCACCAGGGCGGCGCACGTCGAGAACGGGTGCACGTCTCTTCCGGCTTGCAACGGACTTGCAGTGGTTCCTCAGGCCAGTGATGATCCTCCTGCCTCAGATCAGCCCAGCTCCTTGGGCTTGGGTTCTGGGGCCTGTAGGGATCAATCGAACGACCCTAGCGAAGGGGACAGTGCCTGTTTTAACGATGCACATTTCTCGTTTTCTGAGGGACAAGGACTTGCACAAGGATGTCAGGACATCAATTTGAAGAATGGTGCTTCCCCAGTTGAGATGGAGTACAATGGGGCAAGCAAAGGTGATGACGAATTATCTGTTGCCGTCAAGGAAGTTGAAAGAAGAGAATGTAGGAATCTTGGGCTTCTGGAAGGAAGCAGTTTCGAGACAAGTAATGGCACTCCAGTAGAACTGGTCGCAGATCAAGAGTGTCCAATGATGGGTGCCTTTCAGAATGGTAACGAGGTCAACGATGGCAACGAATGTGACAAGAAGGACAGTTGGGATGTACATCAAGAAGGGACGGAAATGAAGAGTCAAGAAGATTCTTCTCTTGTTGAATCGCCAGGGATTGTTGGGATTACGGTTTCTGAGAGATCTCAGCAAAACGGCGTGGTCGAGGAACTCAACGGAGAGCGACCCAACCAGCTTCCGCTTCCTTCCAAGGAGGACTCTGTGACcgaagagaaagagatggaggagAGTAAGCAGGAATCTTGCGAACCTGGTCGAGGGGGCGAGGTTACCGGAGGCAGCGGTGACAAACTCAGCAACAGTCGCCTGCAGGTCGTCAGCGTCCCTTACGGCGGTGCGAGACCCAAACAACCTGCCGGCCTCAAGCTGCAGATTCCCCAACCTCTATCAGGGCAAGTCCAGAACGAACTCGCTTCCACCGGCAGGAACAAGAACCTGGAGGCCCAAAGCAGGGTAGGCGGCCTTGAATCGTCTTGCGGGAGTACAGATTCTGGGATCAGTAGGATTAACGGGGAAAACGTGGAAGGGTCCCCAAGCTTGCACATTACCTCAGAGAACCCGGACAATGACCTCCAAGCAGGGCAGCAGGGATCTCTCTCCAGAAAGCCCTACAGCTCTTTGGGGGATGTGGCTCCCGTGTGGGTGCCGGACTCTCAAGCGCCCATCTGCATGAAGTGTGAGGTCAAGTTCACCTTCACCAAGAGGAGACACCACTGCCGGGCCTGCGGCAAG GTGTTCTGTGCTGCGTGTTGTAGTCTGAAGTGCAGGCTCATGTATATGGACAGGAAGGAGGCTCGGGTTTGTGTGACCTGTCATCACGCTCTAATGAACG CTCAGTCCTGGGAGAATTTAGTGAGCAGCTCCAATCAGAGCCCGAATCCCAACAACCCAGCGGAGTACTGCTCCACCATCCCCCCCCTGCAGCAGGCACAGGCATCCGGCGCCCTCAGCTCACCTCCACCCACCGTCATGGTGCCCGTTGGAGTCCTCAAACAGCCGGGCACTGAGA GTTCGGGTCCGCGTGAGCAGAGGCGAGTGTGGTTTGCAGATGGAATTTTACCAAATGGTGAAGCTGCAGAGTCCAGTAAAGCTCCTGCCTCCAgccccagccaatcacagcctcCCGCTGCGCCCCAGTACCCCAACAAATCCACAGCGGCCGGCCAGCAGGAG GCGTGTCGAGCCCCTGGAGCTCCGGTGGGCAGCCCCGTGGGCAGCTCGGTCAGTTTGATCCCGGAGGACGGCCTTCCTCCCATCCTCATCTCCACCGGCGTTAAAGGAG ATTACGCAGTGGAGGAACGGCCGTTGGAGATTCTGTTACTGCAGCAGCTGGAGGAGGGCGGTCCGGACCCGCTGGTGTTCGTGCTGAACGCCAACCTGCTGGCCATGGTCAAACTGGTCAACT ATGTAAACAGGAAGTGCTGGTATGTGACGACGAAGGGCATGCACGCGGTGGGTCAGGCCGAggtggtggtgctgctgcagtgtctgCCGGACGAAAAGAGCATTCCAAAAGACATCTTCAGCCACTTCGTACAGCTCTATCAGGAGGCCCTCACAG GTAACGTGCTGAGCCACCTAGGGCACTCGTTCTTCACGCAGAGTTTTCTGGGCAGTAAGGAGCACGGCGGCTTCCTCTACATCAGCCCCACCTTCCAGTCCCTGCAGGACCTGCCCCTGCCCAACCCCCCCTACCTGTTCGGAGTACTGGTGCAGAAGTGGGAGACCCCCTGGGCCAAAGTCTTCCCCATCCGCCTCATGCTGCGCCTGGGGGCCGAGTACAGAT TTTACCCCTGCCCCCTGTTCAGCGTTCGCTTCAGAAAGCCTCTGTTTGGAGAAACCGGTCATACCATCATTAACCTGCTGGCA GATTTCCGGAACTATCAGTACACGTTACCGGTGGTGAGGGGTCTGGTGGTGGACATGGAAGTGAGGAAAACCTGCATTAAGATCCCCAGCAACCGCTACAACGAG CTCATGAAGGCTATGAATAAGTCTAACGAGCATGTGCTGGCGATGGGGGCGTGTTTTAATGAGCGGGCGGACTCTCACCTGGTGTGTGTTCAGAACGACGACGGGAATTACCAAACGCAAGCAATCAGTATTCATCACCAGCCTCGCAAAG TTACGGGCGCTTGCTTTTTCGTGTTCAGTGGAGCTTTAAAGACCTCGTCGGGGTTCCTGGCGAAGACCAGCATAGTTGAAG ATGGGGTGATGGTGCAGATTACAGCAGAAACGATGGAGGCTCTTCGTCAGGCTCTGAGGGAGATGAAGGATTTCAGTATTGTCTGTGGAAAAGCTGATCAGGAGGAGAACCAGGAGAACGTCCATATCCAGTGGATAGAGGACGACTTAAACTTCAACAAGGG TGTGATCAGCCCTATAGATGGGAAATCTATGGAGTCCATCACTAGTGTTAAAATATTCCACGGCTCGGAGTATAAAGCCAACGGAAAGGTCATCCGCTGGACTGAG
- the zfyve9a gene encoding zinc finger FYVE domain-containing protein 9 isoform X1 — MENYFQAEAFNLDKVLDEFEQNEDETDTPTLSDAKWTQILAPPAHLLSLNPALTHADLSPRDSPINFKPLLEPPGPGSGGSSLAEVTGPDAKQGSGLPPEVWSEERPADVHSPPLLQPNIGKLVSADSQALDSPPSTRAAHVENGCTSLPACNGLAVVPQASDDPPASDQPSSLGLGSGACRDQSNDPSEGDSACFNDAHFSFSEGQGLAQGCQDINLKNGASPVEMEYNGASKGDDELSVAVKEVERRECRNLGLLEGSSFETSNGTPVELVADQECPMMGAFQNGNEVNDGNECDKKDSWDVHQEGTEMKSQEDSSLVESPGIVGITVSERSQQNGVVEELNGERPNQLPLPSKEDSVTEEKEMEESKQESCEPGRGGEVTGGSGDKLSNSRLQVVSVPYGGARPKQPAGLKLQIPQPLSGQVQNELASTGRNKNLEAQSRVGGLESSCGSTDSGISRINGENVEGSPSLHITSENPDNDLQAGQQGSLSRKPYSSLGDVAPVWVPDSQAPICMKCEVKFTFTKRRHHCRACGKVFCAACCSLKCRLMYMDRKEARVCVTCHHALMNAQSWENLVSSSNQSPNPNNPAEYCSTIPPLQQAQASGALSSPPPTVMVPVGVLKQPGTESSGPREQRRVWFADGILPNGEAAESSKAPASSPSQSQPPAAPQYPNKSTAAGQQEACRAPGAPVGSPVGSSVSLIPEDGLPPILISTGVKGGTGGHISDYAVEERPLEILLLQQLEEGGPDPLVFVLNANLLAMVKLVNYVNRKCWYVTTKGMHAVGQAEVVVLLQCLPDEKSIPKDIFSHFVQLYQEALTGNVLSHLGHSFFTQSFLGSKEHGGFLYISPTFQSLQDLPLPNPPYLFGVLVQKWETPWAKVFPIRLMLRLGAEYRFYPCPLFSVRFRKPLFGETGHTIINLLADFRNYQYTLPVVRGLVVDMEVRKTCIKIPSNRYNELMKAMNKSNEHVLAMGACFNERADSHLVCVQNDDGNYQTQAISIHHQPRKVTGACFFVFSGALKTSSGFLAKTSIVEDGVMVQITAETMEALRQALREMKDFSIVCGKADQEENQENVHIQWIEDDLNFNKGVISPIDGKSMESITSVKIFHGSEYKANGKVIRWTEVFFLQSDDQPNGLSDPADHSRLTENVARAFCMALCPHLKLLKEDGMAKLGLRVTLDSDQVGYLAGSNGQPLLSQYLSDLDSALIPVIHSGACQLSEGPVVMELIFYILEIIS; from the exons ATGGAGAATTACTTCCAGGCTGAGGCCTTTAACCTGGATAAGGTTCTGGACGAGTTCGAGCAGAACGAAG ATGAAACGGACACCCCCACGCTTTCGGATGCCAAGTGGACCCAGATTCTTGCCCCGCCGGCTCACCTCCTGTCCCTGAACCCTGCCCTGACCCACGCTGACCTCAGCCCGAGGGATAGCCCTATTAACTTTAAGCCTCTTTTGGAGCCTCCGGGTCCAGGTTCTGGAGGTTCCTCTCTGGCGGAGGTCACCGGGCCAGATGCGAAGCAAGGTTCTGGGCTTCCCCCGGAGGTTTGGAGCGAGGAACGGCCAGCGGATGTCCATAGCCCACCTTTGCTTCAGCCCAACATCGGCAAGCTGGTGAGCGCCGACAGCCAGGCATTGGACTCTCCACCTTCCACCAGGGCGGCGCACGTCGAGAACGGGTGCACGTCTCTTCCGGCTTGCAACGGACTTGCAGTGGTTCCTCAGGCCAGTGATGATCCTCCTGCCTCAGATCAGCCCAGCTCCTTGGGCTTGGGTTCTGGGGCCTGTAGGGATCAATCGAACGACCCTAGCGAAGGGGACAGTGCCTGTTTTAACGATGCACATTTCTCGTTTTCTGAGGGACAAGGACTTGCACAAGGATGTCAGGACATCAATTTGAAGAATGGTGCTTCCCCAGTTGAGATGGAGTACAATGGGGCAAGCAAAGGTGATGACGAATTATCTGTTGCCGTCAAGGAAGTTGAAAGAAGAGAATGTAGGAATCTTGGGCTTCTGGAAGGAAGCAGTTTCGAGACAAGTAATGGCACTCCAGTAGAACTGGTCGCAGATCAAGAGTGTCCAATGATGGGTGCCTTTCAGAATGGTAACGAGGTCAACGATGGCAACGAATGTGACAAGAAGGACAGTTGGGATGTACATCAAGAAGGGACGGAAATGAAGAGTCAAGAAGATTCTTCTCTTGTTGAATCGCCAGGGATTGTTGGGATTACGGTTTCTGAGAGATCTCAGCAAAACGGCGTGGTCGAGGAACTCAACGGAGAGCGACCCAACCAGCTTCCGCTTCCTTCCAAGGAGGACTCTGTGACcgaagagaaagagatggaggagAGTAAGCAGGAATCTTGCGAACCTGGTCGAGGGGGCGAGGTTACCGGAGGCAGCGGTGACAAACTCAGCAACAGTCGCCTGCAGGTCGTCAGCGTCCCTTACGGCGGTGCGAGACCCAAACAACCTGCCGGCCTCAAGCTGCAGATTCCCCAACCTCTATCAGGGCAAGTCCAGAACGAACTCGCTTCCACCGGCAGGAACAAGAACCTGGAGGCCCAAAGCAGGGTAGGCGGCCTTGAATCGTCTTGCGGGAGTACAGATTCTGGGATCAGTAGGATTAACGGGGAAAACGTGGAAGGGTCCCCAAGCTTGCACATTACCTCAGAGAACCCGGACAATGACCTCCAAGCAGGGCAGCAGGGATCTCTCTCCAGAAAGCCCTACAGCTCTTTGGGGGATGTGGCTCCCGTGTGGGTGCCGGACTCTCAAGCGCCCATCTGCATGAAGTGTGAGGTCAAGTTCACCTTCACCAAGAGGAGACACCACTGCCGGGCCTGCGGCAAG GTGTTCTGTGCTGCGTGTTGTAGTCTGAAGTGCAGGCTCATGTATATGGACAGGAAGGAGGCTCGGGTTTGTGTGACCTGTCATCACGCTCTAATGAACG CTCAGTCCTGGGAGAATTTAGTGAGCAGCTCCAATCAGAGCCCGAATCCCAACAACCCAGCGGAGTACTGCTCCACCATCCCCCCCCTGCAGCAGGCACAGGCATCCGGCGCCCTCAGCTCACCTCCACCCACCGTCATGGTGCCCGTTGGAGTCCTCAAACAGCCGGGCACTGAGA GTTCGGGTCCGCGTGAGCAGAGGCGAGTGTGGTTTGCAGATGGAATTTTACCAAATGGTGAAGCTGCAGAGTCCAGTAAAGCTCCTGCCTCCAgccccagccaatcacagcctcCCGCTGCGCCCCAGTACCCCAACAAATCCACAGCGGCCGGCCAGCAGGAG GCGTGTCGAGCCCCTGGAGCTCCGGTGGGCAGCCCCGTGGGCAGCTCGGTCAGTTTGATCCCGGAGGACGGCCTTCCTCCCATCCTCATCTCCACCGGCGTTAAAGGAGGTACGGGAGGCCACATCTCAG ATTACGCAGTGGAGGAACGGCCGTTGGAGATTCTGTTACTGCAGCAGCTGGAGGAGGGCGGTCCGGACCCGCTGGTGTTCGTGCTGAACGCCAACCTGCTGGCCATGGTCAAACTGGTCAACT ATGTAAACAGGAAGTGCTGGTATGTGACGACGAAGGGCATGCACGCGGTGGGTCAGGCCGAggtggtggtgctgctgcagtgtctgCCGGACGAAAAGAGCATTCCAAAAGACATCTTCAGCCACTTCGTACAGCTCTATCAGGAGGCCCTCACAG GTAACGTGCTGAGCCACCTAGGGCACTCGTTCTTCACGCAGAGTTTTCTGGGCAGTAAGGAGCACGGCGGCTTCCTCTACATCAGCCCCACCTTCCAGTCCCTGCAGGACCTGCCCCTGCCCAACCCCCCCTACCTGTTCGGAGTACTGGTGCAGAAGTGGGAGACCCCCTGGGCCAAAGTCTTCCCCATCCGCCTCATGCTGCGCCTGGGGGCCGAGTACAGAT TTTACCCCTGCCCCCTGTTCAGCGTTCGCTTCAGAAAGCCTCTGTTTGGAGAAACCGGTCATACCATCATTAACCTGCTGGCA GATTTCCGGAACTATCAGTACACGTTACCGGTGGTGAGGGGTCTGGTGGTGGACATGGAAGTGAGGAAAACCTGCATTAAGATCCCCAGCAACCGCTACAACGAG CTCATGAAGGCTATGAATAAGTCTAACGAGCATGTGCTGGCGATGGGGGCGTGTTTTAATGAGCGGGCGGACTCTCACCTGGTGTGTGTTCAGAACGACGACGGGAATTACCAAACGCAAGCAATCAGTATTCATCACCAGCCTCGCAAAG TTACGGGCGCTTGCTTTTTCGTGTTCAGTGGAGCTTTAAAGACCTCGTCGGGGTTCCTGGCGAAGACCAGCATAGTTGAAG ATGGGGTGATGGTGCAGATTACAGCAGAAACGATGGAGGCTCTTCGTCAGGCTCTGAGGGAGATGAAGGATTTCAGTATTGTCTGTGGAAAAGCTGATCAGGAGGAGAACCAGGAGAACGTCCATATCCAGTGGATAGAGGACGACTTAAACTTCAACAAGGG TGTGATCAGCCCTATAGATGGGAAATCTATGGAGTCCATCACTAGTGTTAAAATATTCCACGGCTCGGAGTATAAAGCCAACGGAAAGGTCATCCGCTGGACTGAG